In Hydractinia symbiolongicarpus strain clone_291-10 chromosome 4, HSymV2.1, whole genome shotgun sequence, the following proteins share a genomic window:
- the LOC130642292 gene encoding uncharacterized protein LOC130642292 yields MHSKPRFLLVSQVFVNKCDKWLPYRTYVKGLACNAHHKIKPIHIFLTGSAGCGKSHLITTISDMLNKALSYRAGNLEKDKILILAPTGVAAINIEGNTIHSALGIPADRSFTKNISKLSDKKKCMLRNKLSELRVIVIDEISMVSNKLLLHIHQRLTEIFGCADDIPFAGISVIACGDFYQLPPIQARPVYAEYKNSLLNLSHCWKHFKIAELTEVMRQRGDQHFIELLNNIRVEKLETRHKDLLKSKFISPNDPHYPKNATYIFAENQSASERNKKMLNSITSDEINIEVIDKIPENIPVQLVQNLNTRTQMETGGLARNLLLKLHAKVMLTSHIDVPDKLINGQIGTVHRLKTDTRIYMKMEDIYTGLKAMRTDPYAIQENVVPINRGEKEIKFNKHNPSSPSMKRLQFLLMLSWACTVHKVQRKTIDKIVVCLDLLKQRAFHSGQNYVALSRVTSLDSLYLTGTFAKSTIKSDTRATDQ; encoded by the coding sequence ATGCATTCAAAACCAAGGTTTTTATTGGTTTCCCAGGTTTTCGtgaataaatgtgacaaatggcTGCCATATAGAACTTACGTAAAAGGTTTAGCATGTAACGCACACCATAAAATTAAGCCAATTCACATTTTTCTAACAGGAAGTGCAGGTTGTGGAAAGTCCCAtttaataacaacaatttcTGACATGCTAAATAAAGCACTTTCCTATCGTGCAGGAAACTTAGAAAAGGATAAAATTCTCATTTTAGCACCAACCGGTGTTGCTGCCATTAATATAGAGGGAAATACAATACATTCAGCCTTAGGTATACCAGCGGATAGAAGTTTCACTAAAAACATATCTAAGTTAAGTGATAAAAAGAAATGTATGCTGCGAAACAAGCTTTCAGAACTAAGAGTTATTGTAATAGATGAAATCTCAATGGTTTCAAACAAGCTACTTTTACATATTCATCAACGGCTAACCGAAATATTTGGATGCGCAGATGACATTCCATTTGCAGGAATATCTGTTATAGCTTGTGGCGATTTCTACCAACTTCCACCAATTCAAGCAAGGCCAGTTTACGCAGAGTACAAAAATTCATTGTTAAATCTTTCACATTGCTGGAAGCATTTTAAGATTGCTGAACTAACGGAAGTTATGAGACAGCGTGGTGatcaacatttcattgaattattaaacaatatcagaGTGGAAAAATTAGAAACGCGACACAAAGATTtactaaaatctaaatttatttcaCCAAATGATCCACATTACCCCAAAAATGCAACTTATATATTTGCTGAAAATCAATCTGCCTCTGAGcgtaacaaaaaaatgcttaatAGCATAACATCGGACGAAATAAATATCGAAGTTATTGACAAAATTCCAGAAAATATACCCGTGCAATTAGTCCAAAATCTTAATACTCGCACTCAAATGGAAACAGGTGGACTTGCGCGAAACCTTCTGTTAAAACTTCATGCAAAAGTCATGTTGACGTCACATATTGATGTACCTGATAAACTCATTAACGGACAGATAGGTACTGTTCATCGGTTGAAAACCGATACAAGAATATATATGAAAATGGAAGACATATATACTGGACTTAAAGCTATGAGAACAGATCCATATGCTATTCAAGAAAATGTTGTTCCAATTAATAGAGGAGAgaaagaaatcaaatttaacaaaCACAATCCATCTTCACCTTCTATGAAACGGCTGCAATTCCTACTAATGCTGTCATGGGCCTGCACTGTTCATAAGGTTCAAAGAAAAACGATTGATAAAATTGTTGTCTGTCttgatttattaaaacaacgAGCCTTTCACTCAGGACAAAACTATGTTGCATTAAGTCGAGTCACAAGTTTAGACAGTTTATACCTAACGGGTACATTTGCTAAGTCAACTATTAAGTCAGACACACGAGCAACAGatcaataa